The sequence GCCCTGGCCTTCCCGGCCTATGCCGGCGGGCGGGTCGAGACCGCCCGGCGGTGGTTCCGGTGGTTCGAGGACCAGGACCTGGTCGAGCGCTACCCGCGGGTCGCGGTCCTGGGCGCGCAGATGGAGGCGCTGCTCGGCGACGCCCCGAGCGCCGGACGCTGGGCGGCCGCGGCCGAGCGGGGGCAGAAGGCGGCGCCGGACCGTGCCCTGGACGCCTCGATCGCGCTGCTACGGACCTTCCTGTGCCGCGACGGCATGGCCGGCATGCGGGCCGACGCCGCCACCGCCTCGGCCGGGCTGGCGCCGGATGACCCCTGGCGGGCGACGGCGCTGCTGATGGAGGGGATCGCCCACCTGCTCGACGGCCAGGCCGAGCTGGCCGACCCGATCCTGGCCCGGGTGGCCGGCGTCGCCGGGCCGCTCGGGGCGACGCCCGCGGCCTCGGCCGCCCTGGCCGAGCGGGCCATCGTCGCCCTGGAGCGCCGCCGCTGGGAGGAGGCGGGCCGCCTCGCCGAGGCGGCCGTCGCCGCCCTGCGGGCCGGCCATCTGGACGACTACGCCATGGCCGCCTTCGTGCGCGCGGTGGCCGCGCGGGCGGCCCTGCACCTGGGCGACGCCCCCGAGGCCCGCCAGCATCTGGCCCGGGCCGTCCGCCTGCGCCCGCTGCTCACCGGGGCCATGCCCCACCGCTCGGTGCAGACCCTGCTGGAGCTGGGCCGCGCCTATCTGGCCCTTGACGACGCCGCCGGGGCCAGGGCGGTCGTGCGCCAGGCCGGCGAGATCCTCCGGGAACGACCCGGCCTGGGCGTCCTGCCCGAGCAGGCGGCCGAGCTGACGGCGGCGCTGGAACGGATCGGGCAGGGAGCGGTCGGGGCGTCCTCGCTGACCGCGGCCGAGCTGCGGCTGCTGCCGCTGCTCTCGACCCACCTCACCCTGCTCGAGATCGGCGAACGGCTGTACCTCTCCCGCAACACGGTCAAGACCCAGGCCGTCTCGATCTACCGCAAGCTCGGCGTGTCCTCACGCAGCGAGGCGATGCAGCGGGTCCGCGAGCTGGGGTTGCTCGGCGACTGAGGCGTGTCGGCAATGTTGATGGGACAGGCGGGCAGAGTTCGCGCCCATGGCACGAACACCCGAGAACTGACCGCTGCGCAGTGGCCAAGCTGGCCCCACTGCTGCTACCGCAACGCCCCCGAATGGGCCGCCCACCAGCCACCCACCAAAGGACCACCGCCTGATCGTCGAGGCGATCGTGGGAGACGGTGGCCAGCCGCTTTTACCGCTGGCGCCGCCAGGGCATCTGGGACCGGGTCTTGGCCGCGCTGCAGGCCGACAGCTAGGCCATGCTGCCGAAGGTCGGCTTGCCGGCGCGCTCGTAGGTGAGGTGCACGGCGCCCTTGGGGAAGGTCGCCGACTCCACCAGCCGCAGCGCGGCCGGCACCGTGCCCTCGGCGAACAGCCGCTTGCCGCTGCCGAGCAGCACCGGAAACACCCACAGATTCAGCCGGTCGACCAGATCGTTGCCCAGCAGCGTCTGCACGAGGTCCCCGCTGCCGATGACGTCCACTCGGCCGAACTCCCCCTTGAGCTGCGCCACCGCCTCGGCCACGTCGCCCTCGATCAGCCTGGAGTTGGTCCACCCCACGGTGTCCAGCGTCCGCGAGGCGACGTACTTGGGCGCGCCGTTCAGCCGGGCCGCGATCGGGTTCTCGGCCGGCTGCTTGGGCCAGTAGGCCGCGAAGATCTCATAGGTCCTGCGGCCGAGCAGCAGCGCCTCCAAGCCCGCGATGTGGTCGGTGATGACCTTCCCCGACTCCTCGTCGACATAGGGCGCCTGCCAGCCGCCGTACTCGAATCCCCCCTCACGGTCCTCGTCGGGCGCGCCGGGCCCCTGCAGGACCCCGTCCAGCGACGTGAACATATCGACGACCAGCGCTCCCATGACGTCCTCCTCGGTGGCGGCTACCGCGGCTCGGTCGTCTCCTTCAGGACCGGGCCGGCCGGTCGGGCCGGTCGTCGGCGACGGGCGGCCGCTCCAGGGAGTCGGCGTAGGTCCGCAGCACCCGGATGACCATGGCGAACAGCGGCGTCGGGTCGACGCCCAGCTCCGCGGCCCGGTTGGCCTGCGGCAGGACCTCGGTCTTGAGGAAGCCCAGCAGCTGGCGGTTCAGCTTGGCGCCGATCCCCTCGGCCACCGACATGTGGTCGAGGAACTCGTCCAGGCTCTCGGCAACCTCCGCGGCCAGGATCTCGGCATCCACCGGTGGGCCGGTGTCACCAGGAGGCATGACCGGAGGCTACCCTCCCGTGCTTGCGGCTAACCGGACCTGCCCATTCTCATCCCGATCGGGTGATGCCCGCCTCCAGGCCCGATGCCACCCTGTGCCCTTGAACGCCGCGGCGCAGGGAGGAGACACCATGGCCATCGGGCCCGTGCAGCTGCTGGTGCTGGGCTTCAAGCACCCAGACTTCACCGGCGAGATCCGCGAGGAGCTGGACCGGCTCCGAGACAACGACCTGATCCGGGTGATCGACGCCCTTGGCGTCCGCAAGGACGCCGACGGCAACGTCCAGACCCTGCACGCGAGCCAGCTCAGCGGCGACGAGCAGGCCGCCTTCGGCGCCCTGATCGGCGGGCTGATCGGCCTCGGGGCCGCCGGCGAGGAAGGCTTCGAGCTGGGCGCCGAGCGCGGCGCCGAGGCCGTCGCCGAACGGGGCGGGGTGTTCGACGAGGAGGAGGCCTGGGACGTCGTCGAGGAGATCCCTCCCGACACCGCCGGCCTGCTGGTGCTGCTGGAGCACCGCTGGGCGATCGGGCTGCGGGACGCGATCGCCCGCGCCGGCGGGTTCCGCCTGGCCTCGGAGTTCATCAGCCCGCTGGACCTGGTCGCGATCGGGCTGGTGTCGGCCGAGGAGGCCGAGGCGCTGGCGGCGGCCGACAGCGGCGCCGTCTGAGGCAGACAGGACAAAGGAGGAGCCATATGCTCGGGGTGAATCGCCGGGTGGCGCGCCGCAGCGGGCGCCGCGCGGGGCGGCGGTCGGCCCGCCGCGTGGTCCGCCGCCGGTTCTGAGCCGGCCGGGAACAACGAGGAGGAGCGGGATGGGCATGAGGTCGCCGAACGCCGGCATCGGGGGCCGCACCCAGCAGGCAGGGACGCTGGCGGCGGCGACCATCATGCCCATCACCTTCCAGCCGACGCTGATGCCGCGCAGCGCGCTCGACCAGGCGCTGGTCACCGGCATCAGCACCAGCCTCAACTACGCCTTCGCGGCCCTCATCCAGGACTCCATCGAGGCGGCGGCGCTGCGCGGGGCCGGCCGGACCGGGACCGACCCGGCCACGGTCGACCGCCGGACCTGG comes from Actinomycetota bacterium and encodes:
- a CDS encoding dihydrofolate reductase family protein encodes the protein MGALVVDMFTSLDGVLQGPGAPDEDREGGFEYGGWQAPYVDEESGKVITDHIAGLEALLLGRRTYEIFAAYWPKQPAENPIAARLNGAPKYVASRTLDTVGWTNSRLIEGDVAEAVAQLKGEFGRVDVIGSGDLVQTLLGNDLVDRLNLWVFPVLLGSGKRLFAEGTVPAALRLVESATFPKGAVHLTYERAGKPTFGSMA